In Sylvia atricapilla isolate bSylAtr1 chromosome 25, bSylAtr1.pri, whole genome shotgun sequence, a genomic segment contains:
- the PPARD gene encoding peroxisome proliferator-activated receptor delta, giving the protein MEQLQEEVPEVKEEEEEEAVMVASGASDPTGGPDSSLPSSSYTDLSQSSSPSLSDQLQLGCEEAALGALNVECRVCGDKASGFHYGVHACEGCKGFFRRTIRMKLEYEKCERSCKIQKKNRNKCQYCRFQKCLSLGMSHNAIRFGRMPEAEKRKLVAGLTASEIGCQNPQVADLKAFSKHIYNAYLKNFNMTKKKARGILTGKASSTPPFVIHDMDTLWQAEKGLVWKQLVNGIPPYKEIGVHVFYRCQCTTVETVRELTEFAKSIPSFIGLYLNDQVTLLKYGVHEAIFAMLASIMNKDGLLVANGNGFVTREFLRSLRKPFNEIMEPKFEFAVKFNALELDDSDLSLFVAAIILCGDRPGLMNVKQVEEIQDNILRALEFHLQSNHPDAQYLFPKLLQKMADLRQLVTEHAQLVQKIKKTETETSLHPLLQEIYKDMY; this is encoded by the exons ATGGAACAACTACAGGAGGAAGTACCTGAGGtcaaggaagaggaagaggaagaggcagTGATGGTGGCAAGTGGAGCCTCAGACCCAACTGGAGGACCAGACAGCTCTCTGCCTTCAAGCAGCTACACAG aCCTGTCACAGAGCTCCTCTCCCTCGCTGTCGgaccagctgcagctgggctgcgAGGAGGCGGCGCTGGGAGCGCTGAACGTGGAGTGCAGGGTCTGCGGAGACAAAGCCTCGGGCTTCCACTACGGCGTGCACGCCTGTGAGGGCTGCAAG ggTTTCTTCCGCCGGACGATCCGCATGAAGCTGGAGTACGAGAAGTGTGAGAGGAGCTGCAAGATTCAGAAGAAGAACCGAAACAAGTGCCAGTACTGCCGCTTCCAGAAATGCCTCTCGCTGGGCATGTCACACAATG CAATCCGCTTCGGGCGCATGCCAGAGGCAGAGAAGAGGAAGCTGGTGGCAGGGCTGACAGCAAGCGAGATTGGCTGCCAGAACCCCCAGGTGGCTGACCTGAAAGCTTTCTCCAAGCACATCTACAATGCCTACCTGAAGAATTTCAACATGACCAAAAAGAAGGCAAGAGGTATCCTGACTGGGAAGGCCAGCAGCACTCCA CCTTTTGTGATCCATGACATGGACACGCTGTGGCAGGCAGAGAAGGGGCTGGTGTGGAAGCAGCTGGTGAACGGCATCCCGCCCTACAAGGAGATCGGGGTGCACGTCTTCTACCGCTGCCAGTGCACCACGGTGGAGACTGTGCGGGAGCTCACCGAGTTCGCCAAGAGCATCCCCAGCTTCATAGGCCTCTACCTGAACGACCAAGTGACTCTGCTCAAGTACGGGGTGCACGAGGCCATCTTTGCCATGCTGGCCTCCATCATGAACAAGGACGGGCTGCTGGTGGCCAACGGGAACGGCTTCGTGACCCGCGAGTTCCTGCGCAGCCTGCGCAAGCCCTTCAATGAGATCATGGAGCCCAAATTTGAGTTTGCTGTGAAGTTCAACGCGCTGGAGCTGGATGACAGTGACCTGTCCCTGTTTGTGGCTGCCATCATCCTGTGCGGAG ACCGCCCTGGCCTGATGAACGTGAAGCAGGTGGAGGAGATCCAAGACAACATCCTACGAGCCCTGGAGTTCCATCTGCAGTCCAACCACCCAGATGCCCAGTACCTCTTCCCCAAGCTGCTGCAGAAGATGGCTGACCTGCGACAGCTGGTGACAGAGCACGCCCAGCTGGTGCAGAAGATCAagaagacagagacagagactTCTCTGCACCCACTTCTGCAGGAGATCTACAAGGACATGTACTAA
- the LOC136371660 gene encoding probable E3 ubiquitin-protein ligase makorin-1, with translation MESGSTVASAPIRAEASRVRPLCRNFARGSCRWGQRCRFSHDRKSAQVCRYFQRGVCRYGEHCRYQHIQEEPAPVGTQCDVMPHHHRDQEPGTEPTAMDQDQGGAQGTSVHPASSMTCVTIPFLKLVVEEEDKKNIPPVDNVPCGAIRGEFVPTRAQDASGFQLQDCDSAPAPALDPHSSDPSKAVTETATQTDPAEVPAEPGAVAALVTSSSLSLRAQSEAVVCGICMDRVYEKALPKERLFGILPNCSHAYCVGCIRKWRRSRDFQRAVIKACPECRITSNYYIPHKYWISDVGEKEKLIKTFKARAGKIRCKFFIHGHCPFRSECIYLHELPAQQLRRRGRQRPRMPAVFIPSSSESSDEEDEELELARSLARLRAEFPCRPSGYDILDMLLDFFDSD, from the exons ATGGAGTCAGGTTCAACGGTGGCATCTGCGCCGATAAGGGCCGAGGCAAGCCGTGTGAGACCCCTGTGCAG GAATTTTGCCCGTGGATCCTGTCGGTGGGGCCAGAGGTGCCGCTTCTCACACGACAGAAAATCAGCCCAGGTCTGCAGGTACTTCCAGCGTGGGGTTTGCCGTTATGGAGAGCACTGCCG CTACCAGCACATCCAGGAGGAGCCAGCACCAGTAGGGACCCAATGTGATGTGATGCCTCACCACCACCGGGACCAGGAGCCTGGCACTGAGCCCACAGCCATGGACCAGGACCAGGGGGGAGCCCAGGGCACCTCGGTCCACCCTGCCAGCAGCATGACATGTGTGACCATCCCATTCCTCAAACTGGTGGTAGAAGAGGAAGACAAGAAGAACATCCCACCGGTTGATAATGTCCCCTGTGGGGCCATCAGGGGAGAATTTGTCCCCACAAGAGCTCAGGATGCCTCAG GCTTCCAGCTCCAGGACTGTGACTCTGCTCCAGCGCCAGCACTGGATCCACACTCCTCTGATCCCAGTAAGGCAGTTACAGAGACAGCGACACAGACTGACCCTGCAGAG GTCCCTGCAGAGCCGGGTGCCGTGGCAGCCCTGGTGACCAGCAGCTCTCTGTCACTGAGAGCGCAGAGCGAGGCCGTGGTGTGTGGCATCTGCATGGACAGGGTGTACGAGAAGGCGCTGCCCAAGGAGCGGCTCTTTGGGATCCTCCCCAACTGCAGCCACGCGTACTGCGTGGGCTGCATCCGCAAGTGGCGCCGCAGCCGCGACTTCCAGAGGGCCGTCATAAA GGCCTGCCCAGAGTGCCGGATCACCTCCAATTACTACATCCCCCACAAATACTGGATCTCGGATGTGGGTGAGAAGGAGAAGCTCATCAAAACCTTCAAGGCACGGGCAGG GAAAATCAGGTGCAAATTCTTCATCCATGGCCACTGCCCTTTCAGATCAGAGTGCATCTACCTGCATgagctgcctgcccagcagctgcGGCGGCGCGGACGGCAGCGGCCGAGGATGCCCGCT gtgTTCATCCCTTCTTCCTCAGAGAGCTCtgatgaggaggatgaagagcTCGAGTTGGCTCGTAGCCTGGCCAGGCTGCGGGCAGAATTTCCCTGCCGACCTTCTGGCTACGATATCCTCGACATGCTTCTTGACTTCTTCGATTCCGACTGA
- the FANCE gene encoding Fanconi anemia group E protein, translating to MEPRWLQTCPRPCRLLLHALSSGPSGVTAALRLLQRDQPRDSPGQAFPWQALTAALCAEEPSLEGPKDTLAVKPRLLLLPVLCQRNFFSLLLVVQDAVPGDCLEQLLQALEQHSQVDPWVQTLGALLRQGPRAQEGSPQPTVLSSTCQQQLRGLCQKIAQKKPEEQRKLNWWFSKEPGAPDSQDGKRKKVSEESLELDSGREGKRLLLEEVSFEPLEPQECGDVVGVEENVPKEPSGDTPAQSTDKAAPDSSQQEAAEELRKISQTELAAEVQSFVQMHGQRLKMLLLQESSHTPSELSILNNCSPGQLEGLCSFLQLSTCPEPFLVRFCSWLLALTPDLSYTSAAILAEQLFLRRVLSLTQPPSRHLMAALTSFCSKYSRPFCRVLVAAVLQEPGEGAEQTKLMCELVEECLEPHSVQLVLSQILEVPLSEKLLPVLQAVLGRQEVLPPELLDLLVLTLCQQAPAFSTSLSFAKLVTAVLTVYQSQVTPAHRSSLAAVLDRSNAALKKSLQAVLEGAR from the exons aTGGAGCCGCGGTGGCTGCAGACGTGTCCCCGGCCGTGTCGCCTGCTGCTCCACGCTCTGTCCTCGGGTCCCTCGGGGGTCACGGCCGCGCTGCGGCTGCTGCAGCGGGACCAGCCCCGCGACAGCCCGGGACAGGCGTTCCCCTGGCAGGCTCTCACCGCAGCCCTGTGCGCCGAGGAGCCCTCGCTGGAGGGGCCCAAGGACACCCTGGCTGT caagccacggctgctgctgctgcccgttTTGTGCCAGAGAAActtcttctccctgctcctcgTGGTGCAGGATGCAGTGCCGGGGGACTGCcttgagcagctgctccaggccttGGAGCAACATTCCCAAGTGGATCCCTGGGTGCAGACACTGGGGGCTCTGCTCCGGCAGGGACCAAGGGCACAGGagggctccccacagcccacGGTCCTGTCTTCCACGTGCCAACAGCAGCTTAGGGGCCTGTGCCAGAAAATTGCCCAGAAGAAACCAGAGGAGCAAAGAAAATTGAACTGGTGGTTCAGCAAGGAGCCTGGTGCCCCTGACTCTCAAGATGGGAAGCGCAAGAAAGTGTCAGAGGAAAGCCTGGAGTTGGACAGTggcagagaagggaagaggtTGCTACTGGAGGAGGTGTCATTTgagcccctggagccccaggagtGTGGAGATGTGGTAGGGGTGGAAGAAAATGTGCCCAAGGAGCCTTCAGGGGACACacctgctcagagcacagaTAAGGCTGCTCcagacagctcccagcaggaggcagctgaggagctcAGGAAGATTTCCCagacagagctggcagctgaggTCCAGTCCTTTGTCCAG ATGCATGGACAGaggctgaaaatgctgctgctgcaggagtcCAGT CACACCCCATCCGAGCTGAGCATCCTGAACAACTGCTCCCCCGGCCAG CTCGAGGGGCTgtgctccttcctccagctctccaCGTGCCCAGAGCCCTTCCTGGTGCGTttctgcagctggctgctggctctgaCCCCCGACCTCAGCTACACCAGCGCAGCcatcctggcagagcagctcttccTCAGGCGA GTGCTGTCCCTCACTCAGCCGCCTTCCCGACACCTCATGGCTGCCCTCACTTCGTTTTGCTCCAAGTATTCCCGTCCCTTCTGCCGTGTGCTGGTGGCTGcggtgctgcaggagccaggggaAG GTGCTGAGCAGACCAAGCTGATGTGTGAGCTCGTGGAGGAGTGCCTGGAGCCACACTCTgtgcagctggtgctgag CCAAATCTTGGAGGTGCCTTTGTCTGAGAAACTCCTGCCAGTACTGCAGGCCGTGCTGGGGCGGCAG GAGGTGCTGCCCCCGGAGCTCTTGGATCTCCTGGTCCTGACTCTGTGCCAGCAGGCTCCAGCCTTCTCCACCTCCCTCAGCTTCGCCAAGCTGGTGACAGCCGTGCTCACGGTGTACCAGAGCCAG GTCACCCCAGCTCACCGGAGCAGTCTGGCTGCTGTCCTGGACCGGAGCAACGCGGCGCTGAAGAAatctctgcaggctgtgctggaagggGCCAGGTGA
- the LOC136371542 gene encoding inositol 1,4,5-triphosphate receptor associated 2-like isoform X4 has product MPAQIPPASSRIPAVLPTSSPADASTLSRGARSSCWVCWSWSPCTSGMKPLEGTSPGQGEEEAQGPAQGRRRRQRQRTSCRPSPSPRREQQAELSGLSTSPDEGRVSSPQGHPGGILARTEQSMEQVSEEPGRTMQEQAVHPGDSDRTEEDAETLEEPLLSLPSELSVLDRLGLHRVALTEQDLEAAFAHLALAFRCDTFTLQQRVQVEKRAREAAEENIQEEIGQCRAALERLGQSCGNAACKETLEQLQHNLAVLSAAIERATRAAEKLGAVHQEARMSRAAEVMVQHVENLKRHHLREHAELEEMKRLIQQNSRNRQLAETQDDVEPRLRPHPLKRTFQQGSARRRVSIAVIPKQLLVPALRAEQPQQLNWSQRGPSAGPAPRGVNWSHRTRTAA; this is encoded by the exons ATGCCCGCCCAAATCCCACCAGCCTCCTCCCGAATCCCAGCGGTCCTCCCCACCTCTTCTCCCGCAGATGCCTCCACGCTGAGCAGAGGAGCTCGAAGCTCCTGCTGG GTGTGCTGGTCCTGGAGCCCCTGCACCTCAGGGATGAAGCCGCTCGAAGGCACCTCGCCGGGTCAGGGCGAGGAGGAGGCGCAGGGACCGGCCCAGGGGCgccggcggcggcagcggcagAGGACGAGCTGCAGACCCAGCCCCTCACCTCGGAG ggagcagcaggcagagctgtccGGGCTCTCCACGTCTCCGGATGAAG gcagggtgagcagtccccagggacacccaggtgGGATTTTGGCCAGGACTGAGCAGAGCATGGAGCAAGTCAGTGAG GAGCCAGGCAGGACCatgcaggagcaggctgtgcaccctggggacagtgacaggactgAGGAAG ATGCAGAAACCCTGGAGGAGCCGCTGCTGAGTCTCCCCAGTGAGCTCTCAGTGCTGGACAGACTCGGCTTGCACAG GGTGGCTTTGACAGAGCAGGACCTGGAG GCAGCCTTTGCCCACCTCGCCCTGGCTTTTCGCTGCGACACGTTCACCCTGCAGCAACGGGTGCAGGTGGAGAAACGGGCAcgggaagcagcagaggaaaacatcCAGGAGGAGATAGGGCAGTGCCGGGCTGCCCTGGAG AGGCTGGGCCAATCCTGTGGCAATGCAGCCTGCAAGGAgacactggagcagctgcagcacaaccTGGCCGTGCTGTCAGCGGCCATCGAGAGGGCAACCAGGGCTGCAGAGAAGCTGGGAGCTGTACACCAG gaggccCGGATGAGCCgagcagcagaggtgatggTGCAGCACGTGGAGAACCTGAAGCGGCACCACCTGCGGGAGCACGCGGAGCTGGAGGAGATGAAGCGCCTGATCCAGCAAAACTCCCGCAACCGGCAGCTGGCGGAGACCCAGG ATGATGTGGAGCCACGGCTGAGACCTCACCCCCTGAAGAGAACTTTCCAGCAG GGGTCTGCCCGCCGCAGAGTCAGCATCGCCGTCATCCCCAAGCAGCTCCTG GTGCcagccctgagagcagagcagccccagcagctgaaCTGGAGCCAGAGGGGGCCCAGCGCTGGCCCAGCACCCAGAG gagTGAACTGGAGCCACAGGACCAGGACAGCAGCGTGA
- the LOC136371542 gene encoding inositol 1,4,5-triphosphate receptor associated 2-like isoform X3: MPAQIPPASSRIPAVLPTSSPADASTLSRGARSSCWVCWSWSPCTSGMKPLEGTSPGQGEEEAQGPAQGRRRRQRQRTSCRPSPSPRREQQAELSGLSTSPDEGRVSSPQGHPGGILARTEQSMEQVSEEPGRTMQEQAVHPGDSDRTEEDAETLEEPLLSLPSELSVLDRLGLHRVALTEQDLEAAFAHLALAFRCDTFTLQQRVQVEKRAREAAEENIQEEIGQCRAALERLGQSCGNAACKETLEQLQHNLAVLSAAIERATRAAEKLGAVHQEARMSRAAEVMVQHVENLKRHHLREHAELEEMKRLIQQNSRNRQLAETQGVCPPQSQHRRHPQAAPGASPESRAAPAAELEPEGAQRWPSTQRSELEPQDQDSSVTGKLVAEADGRGSSTGDEEQEQLGLTSKGSAAELWRPWLFFPQHYWVFFWLLLLSIAFLLLVRVLELQRLQSAASSKA; encoded by the exons ATGCCCGCCCAAATCCCACCAGCCTCCTCCCGAATCCCAGCGGTCCTCCCCACCTCTTCTCCCGCAGATGCCTCCACGCTGAGCAGAGGAGCTCGAAGCTCCTGCTGG GTGTGCTGGTCCTGGAGCCCCTGCACCTCAGGGATGAAGCCGCTCGAAGGCACCTCGCCGGGTCAGGGCGAGGAGGAGGCGCAGGGACCGGCCCAGGGGCgccggcggcggcagcggcagAGGACGAGCTGCAGACCCAGCCCCTCACCTCGGAG ggagcagcaggcagagctgtccGGGCTCTCCACGTCTCCGGATGAAG gcagggtgagcagtccccagggacacccaggtgGGATTTTGGCCAGGACTGAGCAGAGCATGGAGCAAGTCAGTGAG GAGCCAGGCAGGACCatgcaggagcaggctgtgcaccctggggacagtgacaggactgAGGAAG ATGCAGAAACCCTGGAGGAGCCGCTGCTGAGTCTCCCCAGTGAGCTCTCAGTGCTGGACAGACTCGGCTTGCACAG GGTGGCTTTGACAGAGCAGGACCTGGAG GCAGCCTTTGCCCACCTCGCCCTGGCTTTTCGCTGCGACACGTTCACCCTGCAGCAACGGGTGCAGGTGGAGAAACGGGCAcgggaagcagcagaggaaaacatcCAGGAGGAGATAGGGCAGTGCCGGGCTGCCCTGGAG AGGCTGGGCCAATCCTGTGGCAATGCAGCCTGCAAGGAgacactggagcagctgcagcacaaccTGGCCGTGCTGTCAGCGGCCATCGAGAGGGCAACCAGGGCTGCAGAGAAGCTGGGAGCTGTACACCAG gaggccCGGATGAGCCgagcagcagaggtgatggTGCAGCACGTGGAGAACCTGAAGCGGCACCACCTGCGGGAGCACGCGGAGCTGGAGGAGATGAAGCGCCTGATCCAGCAAAACTCCCGCAACCGGCAGCTGGCGGAGACCCAGG GGGTCTGCCCGCCGCAGAGTCAGCATCGCCGTCATCCCCAAGCAGCTCCTG GTGCcagccctgagagcagagcagccccagcagctgaaCTGGAGCCAGAGGGGGCCCAGCGCTGGCCCAGCACCCAGAG gagTGAACTGGAGCCACAGGACCAGGACAGCAGCGTGACTGGGAAGCTGGTGGCAGAGGCAGACGGCAGAGGCTCAAGCACAGGGGacgaggagcaggagcagcttggGCTGAC GTCCAAGGgttctgcagcagagctgtggcgTCCCTGGCTCTTCTTCCCACAGCACTACTGGGTTTTCTTCTGGCTGCTTCTCCTGAGCATcgccttcctcctcctcgtccGTGTCCTGGAGTTGCAGCGGCTGCAGTCTGCAGCATCATCCAAGGCCTAG
- the LOC136371542 gene encoding inositol 1,4,5-triphosphate receptor associated 2-like isoform X2: MPAQIPPASSRIPAVLPTSSPADASTLSRGARSSCWVCWSWSPCTSGMKPLEGTSPGQGEEEAQGPAQGRRRRQRQRTSCRPSPSPRREQQAELSGLSTSPDEGRVSSPQGHPGGILARTEQSMEQVSEEPGRTMQEQAVHPGDSDRTEEDAETLEEPLLSLPSELSVLDRLGLHRVALTEQDLEAAFAHLALAFRCDTFTLQQRVQVEKRAREAAEENIQEEIGQCRAALERLGQSCGNAACKETLEQLQHNLAVLSAAIERATRAAEKLGAVHQEARMSRAAEVMVQHVENLKRHHLREHAELEEMKRLIQQNSRNRQLAETQGEGSARRRVSIAVIPKQLLPGASPESRAAPAAELEPEGAQRWPSTQRSELEPQDQDSSVTGKLVAEADGRGSSTGDEEQEQLGLTSKGSAAELWRPWLFFPQHYWVFFWLLLLSIAFLLLVRVLELQRLQSAASSKA; this comes from the exons ATGCCCGCCCAAATCCCACCAGCCTCCTCCCGAATCCCAGCGGTCCTCCCCACCTCTTCTCCCGCAGATGCCTCCACGCTGAGCAGAGGAGCTCGAAGCTCCTGCTGG GTGTGCTGGTCCTGGAGCCCCTGCACCTCAGGGATGAAGCCGCTCGAAGGCACCTCGCCGGGTCAGGGCGAGGAGGAGGCGCAGGGACCGGCCCAGGGGCgccggcggcggcagcggcagAGGACGAGCTGCAGACCCAGCCCCTCACCTCGGAG ggagcagcaggcagagctgtccGGGCTCTCCACGTCTCCGGATGAAG gcagggtgagcagtccccagggacacccaggtgGGATTTTGGCCAGGACTGAGCAGAGCATGGAGCAAGTCAGTGAG GAGCCAGGCAGGACCatgcaggagcaggctgtgcaccctggggacagtgacaggactgAGGAAG ATGCAGAAACCCTGGAGGAGCCGCTGCTGAGTCTCCCCAGTGAGCTCTCAGTGCTGGACAGACTCGGCTTGCACAG GGTGGCTTTGACAGAGCAGGACCTGGAG GCAGCCTTTGCCCACCTCGCCCTGGCTTTTCGCTGCGACACGTTCACCCTGCAGCAACGGGTGCAGGTGGAGAAACGGGCAcgggaagcagcagaggaaaacatcCAGGAGGAGATAGGGCAGTGCCGGGCTGCCCTGGAG AGGCTGGGCCAATCCTGTGGCAATGCAGCCTGCAAGGAgacactggagcagctgcagcacaaccTGGCCGTGCTGTCAGCGGCCATCGAGAGGGCAACCAGGGCTGCAGAGAAGCTGGGAGCTGTACACCAG gaggccCGGATGAGCCgagcagcagaggtgatggTGCAGCACGTGGAGAACCTGAAGCGGCACCACCTGCGGGAGCACGCGGAGCTGGAGGAGATGAAGCGCCTGATCCAGCAAAACTCCCGCAACCGGCAGCTGGCGGAGACCCAGGGTGAG GGGTCTGCCCGCCGCAGAGTCAGCATCGCCGTCATCCCCAAGCAGCTCCTG CCAGGTGCcagccctgagagcagagcagccccagcagctgaaCTGGAGCCAGAGGGGGCCCAGCGCTGGCCCAGCACCCAGAG gagTGAACTGGAGCCACAGGACCAGGACAGCAGCGTGACTGGGAAGCTGGTGGCAGAGGCAGACGGCAGAGGCTCAAGCACAGGGGacgaggagcaggagcagcttggGCTGAC GTCCAAGGgttctgcagcagagctgtggcgTCCCTGGCTCTTCTTCCCACAGCACTACTGGGTTTTCTTCTGGCTGCTTCTCCTGAGCATcgccttcctcctcctcgtccGTGTCCTGGAGTTGCAGCGGCTGCAGTCTGCAGCATCATCCAAGGCCTAG
- the LOC136371542 gene encoding inositol 1,4,5-triphosphate receptor associated 2-like isoform X1: MPAQIPPASSRIPAVLPTSSPADASTLSRGARSSCWVCWSWSPCTSGMKPLEGTSPGQGEEEAQGPAQGRRRRQRQRTSCRPSPSPRREQQAELSGLSTSPDEGRVSSPQGHPGGILARTEQSMEQVSEEPGRTMQEQAVHPGDSDRTEEDAETLEEPLLSLPSELSVLDRLGLHRVALTEQDLEAAFAHLALAFRCDTFTLQQRVQVEKRAREAAEENIQEEIGQCRAALERLGQSCGNAACKETLEQLQHNLAVLSAAIERATRAAEKLGAVHQEARMSRAAEVMVQHVENLKRHHLREHAELEEMKRLIQQNSRNRQLAETQDDVEPRLRPHPLKRTFQQGSARRRVSIAVIPKQLLPGASPESRAAPAAELEPEGAQRWPSTQRSELEPQDQDSSVTGKLVAEADGRGSSTGDEEQEQLGLTSKGSAAELWRPWLFFPQHYWVFFWLLLLSIAFLLLVRVLELQRLQSAASSKA; encoded by the exons ATGCCCGCCCAAATCCCACCAGCCTCCTCCCGAATCCCAGCGGTCCTCCCCACCTCTTCTCCCGCAGATGCCTCCACGCTGAGCAGAGGAGCTCGAAGCTCCTGCTGG GTGTGCTGGTCCTGGAGCCCCTGCACCTCAGGGATGAAGCCGCTCGAAGGCACCTCGCCGGGTCAGGGCGAGGAGGAGGCGCAGGGACCGGCCCAGGGGCgccggcggcggcagcggcagAGGACGAGCTGCAGACCCAGCCCCTCACCTCGGAG ggagcagcaggcagagctgtccGGGCTCTCCACGTCTCCGGATGAAG gcagggtgagcagtccccagggacacccaggtgGGATTTTGGCCAGGACTGAGCAGAGCATGGAGCAAGTCAGTGAG GAGCCAGGCAGGACCatgcaggagcaggctgtgcaccctggggacagtgacaggactgAGGAAG ATGCAGAAACCCTGGAGGAGCCGCTGCTGAGTCTCCCCAGTGAGCTCTCAGTGCTGGACAGACTCGGCTTGCACAG GGTGGCTTTGACAGAGCAGGACCTGGAG GCAGCCTTTGCCCACCTCGCCCTGGCTTTTCGCTGCGACACGTTCACCCTGCAGCAACGGGTGCAGGTGGAGAAACGGGCAcgggaagcagcagaggaaaacatcCAGGAGGAGATAGGGCAGTGCCGGGCTGCCCTGGAG AGGCTGGGCCAATCCTGTGGCAATGCAGCCTGCAAGGAgacactggagcagctgcagcacaaccTGGCCGTGCTGTCAGCGGCCATCGAGAGGGCAACCAGGGCTGCAGAGAAGCTGGGAGCTGTACACCAG gaggccCGGATGAGCCgagcagcagaggtgatggTGCAGCACGTGGAGAACCTGAAGCGGCACCACCTGCGGGAGCACGCGGAGCTGGAGGAGATGAAGCGCCTGATCCAGCAAAACTCCCGCAACCGGCAGCTGGCGGAGACCCAGG ATGATGTGGAGCCACGGCTGAGACCTCACCCCCTGAAGAGAACTTTCCAGCAG GGGTCTGCCCGCCGCAGAGTCAGCATCGCCGTCATCCCCAAGCAGCTCCTG CCAGGTGCcagccctgagagcagagcagccccagcagctgaaCTGGAGCCAGAGGGGGCCCAGCGCTGGCCCAGCACCCAGAG gagTGAACTGGAGCCACAGGACCAGGACAGCAGCGTGACTGGGAAGCTGGTGGCAGAGGCAGACGGCAGAGGCTCAAGCACAGGGGacgaggagcaggagcagcttggGCTGAC GTCCAAGGgttctgcagcagagctgtggcgTCCCTGGCTCTTCTTCCCACAGCACTACTGGGTTTTCTTCTGGCTGCTTCTCCTGAGCATcgccttcctcctcctcgtccGTGTCCTGGAGTTGCAGCGGCTGCAGTCTGCAGCATCATCCAAGGCCTAG